Genomic window (Alligator mississippiensis isolate rAllMis1 chromosome 7, rAllMis1, whole genome shotgun sequence):
ggtggctaggacctggaaccaatttccaagggaaatagtgctggctcctacctcgggggtctttaaggaggcttgacgattacctagctggggtcatttgagcccagttttctcttctgcccagggcagggagtcagactggAAGATCTgcaagatcccttctgaccctacatctatgaatctatgaaaatcgaAGCCAGCACTCCTCCGTCCAATAGGAGTTCCATTTCTGCTGCATGACAGATGACTCCACAAAAGATTAGACTGTGCACACCATCAGCAGGTGTATTTGGAATGAGAATGGTTGCAGCTGTGGTTCTTTTTGTTGAACTCCATGCTGATGGTATGTTAGGTGTGCTTTGAACATGCTTTCTAGATTGGATCCACAAAgaggcctgggcacaggcatGACTAGTTTGTGAATACATAAAAAGTTTAGGCATGACAGATAACAGTACAGGGCAGAATCCTTTCCACTTTACACACTCAAATAGCTCTTACCAAGCTGCATCAGTGTCATTTTTGGTATTTACACTTTGCTGGTGATCCTAATTCATGTTCATTGTGGATCCTCAACAATTCACACAATAACTGAACATGTACTGTAAGGTCTAGTCTGACCAGACAAGCacagatgaatgagaatgattgggaatgattgaaatacaatggtagcaggcctctactgaatggcctgtaatgactgggccatcacctcacattgattcatccaggaaccatgggcCTCAACCacgaacagagacaagaacccagcatttgaaagacaaaaggccctgcagaaccagcaactctcaccattacagacacctgaaactgcacatccctgcatggagcacacatgctcagtacgccaggggctgacccttggctgggcatgcctcctgtcactagggtcacacaaggtctgcccctataaaagggccagtgaagacagacccagggggacaccctctccatccagaccagcaccatgccacatcacctatccacccagaggccctgccggcgacccccctctggacaacaactactggacaaggaccccttccagcctggttaggtagatattacctgcatacCTCCTCCCACAATTTAGACTCCTCTCTctgcatctctctctcctcctggacttcagtagaCTTCAGCcactgcaccaagcctctctaacccctgctgtcattgtgggtgtgggtgtgagtgcaagggaaccaataagacattgtgtcaccatctcccctgttcaataaaaccactgtcatttgcaaccccaagttgggtatgttttactaaatcccagtaccttccttatcttaaattccagcctcattctctctctctctctctctcttactcagCTCTAGCCCcaacccctctccactagtttccccatctgctctcaattcctactgccttttctctgtgactttctgcttcctttctctgctttcccattgcccctgccacctttcagtctctcctgccacttttcctgtgattttctactgtccccctgcttccaaactcctactgccttttccctgtgactttctgctgtctTTGTCTGCTTTCCTACTGCCCCtaccacctttcagtctctcctgctccttttcctgtgattttctgctctcTGTCTCTCGGTTTTCAGGCTTTgcccgcaccttctgtagtcaccCCCCATCCCACATCACCCCCTGcagctcctcatggctgtcctgcagttttctccagcagctggagcctttctccagcttgcggcacctactgccacttcctgcaacttctctagctgccccagagccatcctccggctccccacatccagagcctcTCTTTAACGCCCACACTTTCTCTTAGTGCCATTTTCCCTTccctacctaccttttcagctcccccatagctctgggtCCAGTCCCAACCTCTGTGCCAGCATCGCTtgcctgttctgcaggctttgggcattgtcttttaatcaattaatataaattaacctaaagttaccgcCGAACCTCAGTTCTTCTGCCCAGgcctctctagtctactggttctaatcccagtcccagtgcctttcactcccagcaactttaaatccctacacttctactttcttaccttaatctttccccaggtatcccaagtacactaagcacatacatacatacacacacatcacaacacccaacttaggaactcacttgtgtgtatgtgtaggtgtgtggtatgtgtgtgaatacacatacatatatatatatacagggagggggagagagagagagagagggagagatcattgtgtatgtgtatgtggtatatgaattagtaatccatgtatgtgtattgatgtgcaggtgttggtaactggtaaccgATTCTGTCTAaattggtgtgtgtagcgtgtatgggcttaaactggtgataggtgtgcatgaagctaaactagttattttgatCGTGTGTGTAtttgagttgctagtgtgagagtgtgtgtgtgtgtgcatatatatatggcattgtgtgcatgatatacggaTAGttatctgtgtctaacttttggggtgtatagtgtatatgcttgaattggtgataggtatgcatgtgcttaggctggtttggatgtataagtgcctgagctggtagtgtgcatgtgtatgcacctaattgatttgtgtgtttgtacatgtgtaattgtgtcacacccttctgtctaacagAGCAATACTGCGATCCTGAGacttggcctgaccccacagggcaacaagagCATAACTGGGCAAAATCCCAGGTGGATTTTAGAGGACAAGAATAAGAGGATCAGTAAGATGGATGAAACTCTGTATGGTAGGAGATCCCATCTTTTTCTCTGGACTTTTATTCCCAGTGGAACAGAATTACATGCTACTGCTCTTCATCCACTTTATCCAATGAATAGTTACTATAGGGTTCAGTGGATCAACTTCAagaggatggggagagagagaggtctcAATAATGCCTAACATGTTGCTCCCTGCCTAACCTGTTGCTCCCTGTAACCTGTTCAAGAGAGGTCTCAACAATGCCTAGCCTGTTGCTGTtgcctcctcacccccccagTTTTTGCCTAGCTACAGTTTGTGATTTATAGTCAGGTGTACAGAAACAGAGCCACATAGCTGCCATGCTAGACTGCAGCCTATCAAGCATGAACAGGTGCTTGGGTGGATACTTGTGTGTGCACACTGCACACAGAACAAGATTGCAAACTTCCTTCTACTTCAGTTGTATAAGCAAGGAGCAAACATCCCAAAGTGCTCCCAAGCTGGCTCCCTGTAGTTGCTATTAAGGCAAGTTGAAATTAGTTAGAGGAGTGAACATATGACTAATACAGTGGTGTAATTTattctgggcatgtctgcacgtgTGTTTCTGTGTTGTTCGTGCTTCATGGACTAAGATGACTGTATCCAGTgcgggcagggaaggaaggggaaaagagagaaaaggagtgggaaagaaaaagggtggggaaaggggaaaaggaggggggaaaaaagaaaaaaaggagagaaaaaagagagaagaaagggaGGGTGGAGTGGAGGTTAGGTCACATGGGTACATGGGTGATTTATAAGCCCGATCTTTGCCTTCAataatctgctgcagcaggactAGGAGAGTGATGAGGTCTGGATATGGGAGGTTTTCATTTTCCTAGCCACACATTTCTCTATTGCTTCTGCTGTGCATTGCAGTTCACAGTAAGCAGGTTTTAcgctggtgtctacacatgcaggtattacAGTGCAATAATGCtttgtgtggattgacttggaaTTCAAGTTAGTCCCGAGTTAGTGCACACAAGCAGGGTTACTGTGCCATCAAGTGtttacatgtgccttactgtgcagtaactacttgggggaagggggcggggatTTACCCCCAAATCAGTGTGTATGTGCTTAGTCCATTTTTGCTACAGAAAAATCTAATTTACTCCACAGGAAATATGTTGTATGTCCATTCCCTAAATAAATGGCAGATTCTAAACATCTTTGCAAATTGAGACCATTTGCTTTCCAAAATTAATCACCTGAGAGAGAGGGActataaaaatgtcttttttacTAAGGTTTGTGAAGATAACAACAAGGCTGGATCAAAAAACTACAAACAAACAAGCTTTCTTTCAAGTATTATTTGTGTTCCTAACTAAATTAATATTGTATACATAAGGGTTTCACAAAAAGTTGCTGAGAATAAAGACATTAAAATTGTCTATTAGACACAGAATTAGAGAAAAGAGACATGGGTAGATCtattgtttttttattttggaatCCATAATGGATATTACGAACTAAGGTAGTCGAAAACTCAAATTTAACTAATCTGGGGTTGACTACTTGCCTTATACCTCTTAAAATCCCTGGTTCCTTTCTGGAATGCTTGTGAACCATGTCTAATTGGCTTAATCTCTAACTAAGAGACACTTTACCAACATGTCCTTTGCCCAGAGAATTGTTCCAATTCCTTAAAGTTTTTTTCAGGGCCACTTTCATATCCTTGTTCCTCAACCTGTAGATGATAGGGTTCAAAATAGGGGTAACAATGGTGTAAAAGACAGACACAGCCTTATCCATCGCAAAGGAATTCCTGGCTGATGGGCAGATATAGGTGAAGGTGCTTGTACCATAGTAGATAAGCACCACAGTCAGGTGCCCAGCACAGGTGGAAAACATTTTGCTCCTCCCAGTGTCAGAGGAGATTTGAACGATGGTGGAAATGATGAAGACATAGGACACCATGGTAAAGAGGCAGCAACCTAGGAggacagcccaggccagggcatAGAAGATGGCCTCTGTGCTAGAAGTGTCTGTGCATGAGAGCCTCAGCAGAGGAGAAAAGTCACAGAAGATGTGGTGAAGTTCATGGGGCCCACAAAAGGACAAATTGGCTATCAACACCATGGGCACAATCACCACCAGAAACCCCATGGTCCAGCATGAGGTGACTAGGCAGATGCAGGCAGATGTGTTCATCATGGTAAGGTAATGCAATGGCTGACATATGGCCAGGTAGCGGTCATAACCCATGAGCATCAGTAGGAAGTTCTCAGTTGCTTCACACACAAAGAAGAAATAGAACTGAGTAAAGCAGGCCGTGATAGATATAGGCTTCTTCCCCATCAGCAAGTCAACCAAGAGCCTAGGCACAGTGACCGTGACATACCAGATGTCAAGAAAGGAAAGAttactgaggaagaagtacatgggagtgtggAGTTGATGGTTCAGCACAACAACAATGATGATGGTGATGTTGGCCAGGATAGTGAATAGGTATGCAGCAGTGAAGAGGAAAAAGAGACCAAGTTGTGAGTTCCCAGTGACAGAAAAACCTACAAAGATGAACTCCATCACAGAGGAACCATTTCTTATGTCCCATGAAGACATCTATAGGGGAAACACATATGTACAATGAACAAGGTAAGCTCACCAAAAAACACCAGTATTATCATTACTGAGAAGGAAACCACAAGACTCAAATCGAAGGGTTAAACAGTTTGGGTAACATTACTGCTGTTTGATGAAGCAAGTGATTGAAATATTCTCTGTCTGTCTAGACTGTATAACAGATCTGGAGTTCCTATCAGTATCTCATAGAGTATAAATGACAAGGGGCATGACGCTATCCAGTCTGACCTCCTGACATCACAACTTGTTTTGCCCAGATACTTCTGATTTGACCTCAGTTAACTTAGGGTTCACTTAAGCATGTTTCACCTCTGTGCACCTTTGTGGCACCTATGGACCTAAGTAACTGTAACTTTTGGTGCTTAGCCACAGGTTAAATTCCACATATCCCCCTTGTTACTGGATATGCTCAGAAGGCTGCACTCTGTATAGACATCCAGGTGGAATAGAAATGCAGCACGCTAGGGAAAATCCTGAAACTGTAATCCCAGAAAAACTTCAACTAGAAGGGGTTTGTAAAAAGAGATGACACCCCCAACTTTTAGTCTGATTATACTGGCTGTTAGAGCATTTGCCAAGAAGCAGGAGAAGATGCTTCTAAACCACCTTAACCAAAGGGGCTTGGAGCTTTTTTGCCCATTTCCCAGCCAAGGGCTCTAACTGTAAGCCCATGAGCTAGACCAGATTCAGAGCGTTCTTCTGCCCTTCCTTTGAAGATGGACCACTTCACTTTcaatttaatgttcattaaacCAGACAGACTAGCAGCCCTGAATTAGCTTCTGCCACATAAATGTCAGAGGTGAGAACCTACCCCCACTCTCCCCTAGACAGAAGTAATATCCATTTCACTGAATTATCTGGGTCATTTTCCTCTGCTTCCTGGTACACACATCTTCTCCTACTGGAAGTAGACACTTTTCAAGAAGAAGAGAGGGCTCTAGGCAACACTTTGTCCATGGCCTGCTAAATCCAAAATTTTGTGAAGAGATTCAAGAGGCAGGACTCAGCCCTATCTTGGAGAGAGGAGGACCTAGTACCTGGGTTTCTCATTCCCTCAGGTATCCTAGCTATAGGGCTGAAAGGTAAAAGGGCCTCCTTCCCTCCTGTTTTAATTCCAGAAGGTACATGCCTAGGGTGAACCTTTCCTCCCAAAGATGGTAATAGAAACCTAACTGTGCATAAGTGCTAAAAATGTCAGTTATGTCTCTTCAAGTACCTCTTAAGTTTTTAATAGAGGAATAGTATTTGACCCTGAGAGTTCACTGATATTATTGGTACTTTGTTACAGTGATTAATCTTGGATCTACTTTGTAGTTTGAATTTCCCTACTTTTAAATACCATGTTTTGGCTCTTGTTAGAATATTCACCACTAGACTGACatgttttggagttttttttaccATATAGAATTATATGCCTTAAAGAGAGACATACCAATGCTGCTGTAGACAGATTTGGGATGAACTGCCCACTATAACAACTAGAAGTAGCTTAAGTTCTGAACCATAACAGCATCATATAGATCTATACATTTTCATTTCTTAGATATCTAAAAAGGTTTGCAGAGTAGGGTAGTTAGTTAAGTACTTAGACTAGGAATGATCTAGATTTGAGTTTGAACTGTAGTTTTGAATCTTTGGAAAAATCAACCAATGCAGAACTGTTAAGCAATTTAAATACTAGAAAAATATAGCTAGAAATGTCCTCAAAATCCCTCAGTCCAATCCCTTATTcccaggcaggatcatctctgtaaAAACTATCTTTGATAAATACTTGCctcacctgctcttaaaaacttgcaATGAAAGAGATTCTGTTATATCTCCAGGTAATCAGTTCCAGTATTTAAACATCTTCagttagaatttttttcttactttatAACCTAAATCCCCGTGTTGCAAGTTATGCCTACTCTTTCTCATCCAATCTACTGTAGAAAAATGTATTGCCATCTCGTTTAttagaaacatttttgttttgcagaCTGTTAGTTAAACCTCATCtaactcttctcttctctagaaaGCCAGGCTCACAATTTATGTGAAGATCAGATAATCTAAGTAGAACAACTGGGGCTCTGATTTAGGAGTTCTTCAGAATATGGGGTAAGACTGTTTTTCAAGTCCAAAAATGGAGATTCTTGCTATTAGTTGTCCTTTTGAGTTGCAAGCATTTTTCATAATGCAAtgaatatttctattttaaagaagttgggtttttttaagtcttttttttttttttttttttttttaagtttcagcaAACTTGTGCCTTCTCAAATTAGGGAAGAAATCAGTTTCCATAAGCCATTATAAGTTATTTCGTGTACCCTCTCATTACTGTTGAAGTATTAACCACATACTTATTATTGAAGTATTAAACACATATCCTTAATGGTTGTTATTAAGTAGTAATCTTTGAGCAAAAAGCTCACttcaacatcttacaagttatACAATGAACCATTTAAACCTGCAGTATGTGAGGGCGAAACCTGGAGCTTTTTATTCTTGCTTCTACTTCTCCAGTAAAACTCCAGTATGTTTTCACAAAGTGTTGCCTGCCTGTTTACTTAATAAAATGATACAAAAATTTTAGTATAGGCCATAGCTTGTTAGAGCTGTAAACCTTCAGATATCTGCTACTGTTGTTATTACAATCACCAATAGCGACATAGCCTGTCGGATAGACAG
Coding sequences:
- the LOC102563629 gene encoding olfactory receptor 6F1-like gives rise to the protein MSSWDIRNGSSVMEFIFVGFSVTGNSQLGLFFLFTAAYLFTILANITIIIVVVLNHQLHTPMYFFLSNLSFLDIWYVTVTVPRLLVDLLMGKKPISITACFTQFYFFFVCEATENFLLMLMGYDRYLAICQPLHYLTMMNTSACICLVTSCWTMGFLVVIVPMVLIANLSFCGPHELHHIFCDFSPLLRLSCTDTSSTEAIFYALAWAVLLGCCLFTMVSYVFIISTIVQISSDTGRSKMFSTCAGHLTVVLIYYGTSTFTYICPSARNSFAMDKAVSVFYTIVTPILNPIIYRLRNKDMKVALKKTLRNWNNSLGKGHVGKVSLS